The Leguminivora glycinivorella isolate SPB_JAAS2020 chromosome 7, LegGlyc_1.1, whole genome shotgun sequence genomic interval CCTGTAGGTACAACATGCATATAAATATTAGGAATGATaatgattattaataattatcataaataaatagcatttagatcacagatgtcatatataccatagatcaagcaaacgtatctacttagcgtgtcaaatgaactcagtgaaatccactgagttgtccgtctttaatcgcagcttgcagctttcgggcgtcaatttttgtaagttgaagtcaatcaaaacataaaaaatgcctcgttacgtgatattcaattgcaacaacacaaaaattatgaacaatcaagagcctgagacatatttaaaattacaggcaagaaacaacttcagtacaaaatttgacacgctcggcccctttacaaatagatgaacttgtttcttctatataaataaagttctgtgattTAGATTATGCTGCCTTGGAATGGCGAGACGGCTTGACCTGACCAACTTTAAGGTCAAGCAATTTGGGCTCACACCTTCTATACGAATCTGTTATTGGAAGTTCATAAAATTTTACAAGAGAACATCAGGAGATTCTAAAGTAAACTGAACGAGTCGAACCGACCAACAATTCGACCAATAATTCTCAAATGTGAGATTTGTCTGATGTTTAACTCTGTCTGAGATTTGATTAGTTTAAGAGTAGTGACTGACACTTCATCAAGTTTAAAAAGTACCAATACTAACGTAAGCGAGGTAATATTTACAGAATTTGAAATCTTAATGCAGTTGACTAAAATTGTACACTCACCTGAGCATAAATCATCTGTGTATTCGTAACATAATGCAAGTAAGCGGTCTCTTTCCTCTCCTTATTCTGCAGCACCACCGTCAGCGAGGAATTCGGCCTCAGCAGCGCGTCCACGCTCAATACGAAATCCTGACTGATATTAACCTTCAACCACACTTGACTCGACGGTAGTTCAGTCGTCGAAAACTTCAACACTTTCGAACGCGCTTTATCGTCAAACTCCCGGGACAACGACGCGTCTTTACTCACAATCCAATTTTCTAAATACTTCTCACTGTCATCTAAAACTTTAATCCTTGGTTCAGGCTCTGTTAAATTCTTGCTGTAATGCGATAACCCAAATTGAGCAATCTGCGTCGGGTAGTAGAACCCTCTAGGCTCCCACTGTGTCGAGACAGGGACACCTTCCGTCCCACTCACGCATTTGACGCGGTCCCGGACTTCGACGTTGTAGTTTTCGAAGGTGACGAAAGTGCCGCGGGGGTCGTACTTTTTCTTCGGATGGTAGATCTTGCTGTAGCTGTGAGACCATTCGAATTTCTCGATGCCGTCTACTGATGTTAGTTTTCCGTAGATCTATTGAAAAAAGTATTTGTTATTTCCACCCACATAAtacatcctggtcacggcaccaaaataaaactaaagtaaAGGAAAGTCAAAGCTAAGTCTCACCTCGAAGTACTTCCTTATGAAGTTGAATGGCACGTACACATCATCCTGGTCTTTGCGACAGGCGATCGAATATTCGCCGTTGATCGAACATTCGATCTCATCGCGCGGGTTTCGCTCGGTCAACGCGTTTGACAGCATCGATCCGACTGTGGACAATGTTGTATGGTCAGAAAATGCAAGTTAATTACGAAATACGAAGGAATACGTCATCAGTTTGACGCTCTAAGGCAGTGGTGGTAGAGGCCAATCACTGACGCTCTGTAGCGAATCGAAACGCAAAGTCACTGTCGCATTTGTTGCTGTTGTTGCAGTCATAAGGCACCCAGAGATGAAAAAGGACCTTCCtgagctcgcgccacgccttcctacATATATTCAGCTACTCTCGTCTGATGCATTTAGGTATTATACGGAAGACTGATTGAGAGACAGAATTCTTTGCGAATCGATTGTGAATTTAGTTAGGCCAACTGGTTAAGATGAGAAAAAACATTGATAAAAAACAGTGCACTAGGGGACAATGTTCACAGCAAATCAGCAGTGGTAATATTTGGCCTGGGACCATTCATAGGAAATACCTGGCGGCCGGCTGAGCTTCCCGCATCGCGCCCAGAACAGCGTGAGCAGCAGCACGGCGCAGCACAGCGCGCCCAGCGCCACGCGCAGGTTCAGCCGCACCACCATCATACCCGCGCGCTACAACACAGTTAAAACACCACTTTATTACTCtaagtacaaattaaattattttcatagaaaatatttttaagtagtcacactacttacactactattatgttataaacatgaactaaatgtcatatacaaagaaaaggtgaccaaggcctccaagtgtcccgagCTGGAATTGAACCAGTGCCTTCCgtttaccggacggatgcctaaaccactcggccaatcacgatggcaagggtcgaaaattccaaatatgtatatgacatttccaaAGGTTGGTAGCGCCCTCTGCCATCCCTGAGAAAGAACAGTATGGTTGGAGTATGGTCGTGAAtcgtttatttaaattatacagtttacacctttttttttttgcattacaTTTATCTGATGGCAACGCAAGCATACGGTTTtactgatggaaagcggtcaacgtaacctatggacgtctgcaacAAGAAGTGTCACTTGCCTTGCTGCTAGGCAGAAGGACGGCAGACGGAgggaagcgcctggcatcctgGTTCGATGAATGGACGAAATCCGGACGACTGCTATCCAAAAAGTGACAGACAACTGATGCTATCAAACACTATCCagtgtgtttttataaatattacatcTGGGGCAAACAAACTTCCGGCCTGTTTTTAAACAGTCTATGAGCACCAATAACCCTCGAGGCTGTTACATGCGCATTGCAACTTTAACAtcttcgttgagctctggcaaccctACTCACTGGCAGGATCACAAAACTTCAAAAAAGTAGTAGTAGCACCACTACAAACTGAGTGAAAATTGGTTTGAATCATAGGTCACATGTCAGGCAAAGCATTGAGATGATGAATAGAGTATTTGTGCTAGAGTTGGACTCAGTGTGACTCACTAGTTTCTGTGAACTTATTGATTATTCAATTGGATATCTAAAGTGATCCAATTTAAGAATGCATCTGTTGGATGACTTCACTTTAGTGttgaataattatttaattagtaATGTAAGGTatagtcagcagcagaagtgcAAGTACTTAAGCAGTTGAGGTGGTTAGGTAACTCATATCCCTTCAGAATCTTTTGGACACTTCTTGATTCTGACTCTATATAACCTTTATTCATACATAGGTATAACTCTACCAATCTATGTTTAGATTTACCACTGATTTAAGACAGTTTTTGAGAGCTATTAAATACAGTGGGGTTATATTCTTTCAGAAAATACTAAACAAACGGGTTATATTCTTTCAGAAAATACTAAACAATTGGTAGGGCAATCTTAGTTTTGGTCCAAAATAAGAATAACTTACATGTGAGGGTAAGTGTTATATAAACAGCTGATAAGTACAAAAATGTGCAATTTTGCATTGTGCAATAGAGTTTTACTACACAAAGGAAAAACATATACTACATTTAAGTTgatatgcaatttttttttaatttaaaggaGAGATGTGAATTTGTAGATTTAATTAAACAGTGTCACATGAATGACATGACATACATGACATGACACAAGACGTTAACCAAGTTCAAACTGCATTCTCTTATATATTACTTTGTAAGGATGTGGCTACAGACACCATAAATGGGGCCAGCAGGAATGTCAGCCAATCATGCTAGTCTATACAACCAATTGTGTGCATGAGGCAAATTCACCAACCAATCGCATTCTaacattccacgagaatgtttCATATGAAATTATATGAATTGCTCTGTCCTTACTTTTGCAATCTTTGCCCTACAGTAATAGTTTGTAAACACAGTCAAGCAAGATTAATTGAGACATTGCACAATTGCACAATAACCCGCGGAATTAGACCAATTAACACTAAACTGGAACACAACAAATCTGCTAATCATTCTACTTATGCACAACACTAACTGACCAAACATGAACCTAAATATCTATAAGCTAAGGTGGAGTTTTCTCTGTTAGTCATGATGGTACTTGCAGTTAGAAATCAGGACAGTGGGGTTAATGGTTTAAAATTACAAACATAATTAACTTTCTGGTGAGGAGCTGGGTCGAAGATGAATATTAAATGCATAATATGATTAATAGTAATAAAAACCATGTGGTTTATGCTACTTAACACATTTGCTGCGGTACTGTATGGTTAACTGGCAACTTAATTGCCGCAGCAAAAGGGGGAACagatttaatgatttttcaCCTCAAGTAAAGGCTTTCTGAATAATTCAAACACTGATAAGAAagcctgcctgtgtggtgacgggtgaccccctttcttcccgtgggtgtcgtagaaggcgactaatGGAAATGGGTTAAATAGTGGTGtattaggcgagaggctggcaacctgtcactgcaatgccacagttttgttttcttttaaccccttatttgccaagagtggccctgaagttttagtagtttcatgtgctctgcctacccctttatgggatacaggcgtgattgtatgtatgtatgataagAAAGATGGAGTTGAGTGGAgagattttgaataataaatattacattagGACATGATTTAGTTTGAATTTTTTCAATATCTTTTTATTCCGTTACTTACAGCAATATTGTAATTCAGTCAGAAACTGGCAATAAAGCTACCATTTAAAGATATAGGGCCACAGAGTGttggcacagtataaaaccagtaataactcttcttacaaacttcacgccgcgcggtgtgtccccctccctcccctcgcatgcggcgaaaacatgcgaaactggtgattattgggctggacagtcggggccgcgtttgcgcgctgtgttgacgtgttgagttcgggagaaaatgacgtcagcaccgaagacatattttcgttactgtagtgtttatgggtgtatggaaagttctcaaaatgcggaaatgtcattctttagaattcctagacacccagaaaagtaagtggttgttatatatttgcagtgttaggtacattattgcttacgtaaatggcgtaaaagtgagatttaaagctagaatgacacattaaaatcaataaggatttatctgtaacgacatttaggtagatgctgcgatctatctagctcgaaagtttggtacctacttaaatattgtgcaaacatctattcaaacattttatgtaaatatgatttcgtcagtatttaagaaacaaatacgtacttgaatctttattagataaaaaggtagaaagagcgttggtactagcatagcgccatacacagttactaatacgagtaggacagtaggtacctacgtttctagttcaaacgaatcttttttttattgtgatggattgggtgtattctagagaaaacatataaaatgaacacttaaattaacgcttttgcaattattgttacacaatctactattgcgcgtatgagagtaatatatttataatgattttttgtgtcttcaatactgactaatgtggtgtcatgacgtggtattgttatactaaaacctacttacagttaatagtacctattagatttacaacaacttacattgtacgaagtcgattatagtaacgttgtacatgtacaaccctgcgtgaccttgcgcagtagtaacgaccgcgccgccgctgccggagattaactactgatatatccttatactgtggtgtTGGTTTAGTTTATTCTTTTGTTAAATTAACAGCACAAGTGCAATCAAATGTATCAAATAATAACATGTATACATTATCTACTTAACAACATTACAGTAAATATTGACAGTGAAATTCAAAACAAACTTTAATGTTTTGAGAAGTTTTAAATGATACCTATTCAAACATGATATCAATATCTCTAAATTCTTCCACTCTCGGCTTACGCAGATAACCGTAAATAGATGTCACAGCGATCATAGTAATTTGGTTTCTAATTATAGCCGTAGGATCGGGCCCTTTAAATACCTGCGTCGGAATCTTTGCGTAGGCGGTGGATACAAAAACACGACGCGAATGGCATTAAACCAACAAACTATTAAAGAACATCATATCTGCACGCGCTATGTTTACAATCACACGTTGACAAAGTAAAAAAACCTAATAGCTATTacattttcatataattatactCACTCTGCACAAGCCAGAGACATTCCATCCGTGCCGATGTTGTTTGTTCAGCGATAAACTGCCACTTCTCATACATCCAACACGAGATCACATCTTATTTAACTTTAGGAATGCtgctttattttaattattgattTAGTTAAGTCTTTATTTATTCGAAGAGCGATTTAGATGTTCGTAAGACACAGAGCCGTCCGCTCTGCAGGTTTTTATGATATTTTCGCTGTCGTTTTGCAGCTGTGGGTGTTTGACAGTAGACGTCAAAAGCGTTTCGTTGCGTTACAAGATTATGTTGTGTTAAAACCTTTTCTTACAGAACTGTTAATAAAAAAAGAGTAACTCCacgtcaaaataaaataataatttgttattacatttcattacttgcaaaagtgtgtaaaataaatatttaggaaAAGCCATAATATGGAATAATAATGCTCATCATAGGGAAAATCACATGCAAACAATCGTGTGACGAAGTAAGCTAccactgtttcactaagaattttgatatccataattataacactagaaacaaaaataagcttgccataaagaaatttcgtgtccgtaaagtacagaagtcatttgttgggcaatgcattcatttttataataagttacctgacactgctttgagattacccctcccagctcttaagaactacttaaaaaaatcattgatgttaaaggcttattacagagtcgaggactatttgacagacaaacatgcatggcccgaaccagaaactacaaaaaacgaatagcaattaaaataattgtattatgtatagaggacacagttcagataagaaagcacatcaaatattttatattttatgttgtgtaagtaaattacatatttaatgatattgagattcatactcgtattatctttttcttctgtgacaatttgatatgttttctctgaagaagaacgacgtattattaagcaataatataatttattgaaattaatttccatagagtacctagtctgttcatattctttgatgaatacttttgcatgttaaattgtatcttgttatttaatgcatgttaattataagatgtaatgttttgaaaagaagttgcccgccgagtttcttgccggtcccatagtggatacccccctcccaactgaggggggactgaaatcttctcgaggctgaggcgtagggttagagccggcgtagctgtatttgacgttcatatgcgcattgtaatatgcctacttgaaaaataaatatttcattttcatttatttcattttcattttcattacctatatttaaacttaatttttgtacaggTAAATCAGTAATCGGATTACCTTATGCTTTGCTTTCCTTTATTTTATAAAGCACACAGCCTTTATCTAGGTTTTAATTAGTACGTCTTCACATAAACAGATTTGCCGCGAATGAGATTATAGGCGCAAAGTCGATCGTGCGTATTGAGTCCAGTAATATctttacctacttaataaaccGCAGTCATTTGCATTTCTACCAGACTATGACAAAGAGATAGGATAATGATTGGTGGgtatttttcattattaaaataataaggtACCTAATTAAAACCTAAACTTTCAGGGAACCTGGTTTTCAACTCACGGTGAAAACTTAGCTATGGTTATGATTTGGTAGTATTGTTTTCTGATATTATATTCCTCTTTTCTATTCCTTCATTTTAATTATGACATTTTGTATATaggtaattatattaattaatatgtcCCGAATGTTTTCTCTTACTGATCCAGGCAgctaagtaggtattattatttaatacgaTGTTGGTGGCAAACACGCGTCTGgcctgcctgatggtaagccgTCAACCTAGCCTATACAAACTCCAGAGCCGCATGCCGCTTAGCAGACCCTTACACCACACACTCATTGAGCTCTAGCAACCGTGCTCGCTGGTGGTACAACACTGAGTAtgatttagtttagttttatatttGGCTGCAATTTTTGTATAACATATCTAAAGCCTATCTATGTAACTTTATTGCTGATTGTATAATATCGCGGGCCAAGACCGAATACCTCTAAGTTAGTTACTGAATAAAACAAACTGCATTCTAAAGTTTGGCCTGCCGCCAAAGGGAGCGTCCATTAATCACGTCATAAGTTTTTGGCATACTTAGCCCAatggtgatctttggtgatattaTCAGGATTATGTGTCTGCGGTATTGTGAGGTGATGgacgaaaggtgatcgtattttatatatgtttgtttCTTTTGTTAATCACCTAATAATATCTATAAACTGAATTGTACAGTGCTTTGATTTCGACTGTAATGCtgtaaattatgtttacaataaataaataaatagtatagcACATAggaacaaaaaaatatacgtGATATGTTATGTTCCTTAcccatggtgatatttggtgatttttcCGTGACCCCCTCTCCCCCTATAGAGTATGAcgtgattaatggacgcccccaaATAAGTATTACCGTCGTCCACACGTTTTACTGACGATTTGTAGTTCTACTGCAAAGGGGTAAGGTCCTTGATGGTGAGTTGACAATGCACTATTTATTTGCGTTGTatagatatcgtcactactattaaaaaaacttgtatcttcgtctgtcaatgaaaagaaaatagtactaagtatgtatggaatgcatatagacttactgcgttttaactttgaggagcagcgtgagatatcTATGTTGCCTGCATAGCTAGTTTTGATAAAGTTTAAGTACTATTCCTGTGTATAAGTCCATACCTATGTAATAAATTCAACCTCgctttttataataatattttttatataaagttAACATACAACTCCCGGTATCCTTCTGTAGAAAGCAACAGTGAAGTCTGGGCACCTAAAACCCGTCTGAGCTAAGCGTCGGCGTCGGCACTAATGAGTCGAGTTTGGGCCACTCGAGCCAAGTGCGCGCTTAGCGGCCGCCGTGTTCCTGTTCCCAAGCAGCACAAAAGATTTGCTAGTCACCTTGCCCATAGATGGGCATCTTTCTATGTCGATCTAATATCACGCCTTACCCATAGTGGAAGAAAAAGATTCCCGCAATTTGAGAACTTCGGAGTCCGCGATAGTCCCCTGACCTAAACGTCAGCGTCGACACTTAATGAGTCGAGTTTGGACCACTAGAGCCGAGAGCGCGCTTAGCGGCTGCCGCGTTCCCGTTCACACGTCACCCACACAGCCCACACTGGCCACCAAAAACTGAGGTCATATCTCTTTCTCTGTTAGTTTAATTATGACTTAATAAAGTGGAAGATGTAGGTACGTAAAggccccccccccccacatctagcgtctcacgAGCGTAGCATCTGGCTAATGCAATGTACCCGGCAGCTGACAGCCGCTATGCATTTGTTCTATCTTATCGACTGAACCCAATTGCAACGTAGGAGTGCAGTTCCCATACATATTGCAGTTGCAATACCCAATATTGGGTAGCAGTTAATCTGTATCCCACTACTACCACTACTATTCATATAAGAAGAAGGCTCTTGGTCGTAGGTAATCAAGCGACTCGTTTTGACACGATTGCAGAAACAGCAAAAAGTTTCAAGGTCGTATCAAAGTGCATTAAACCCGTAACTGATCCTTAGATCTGCATTGGGACTAAATTATTTCATGCCCAGCCgacgtatcatgcttccaattttatcacttgtccacgtggataagacaactgtcactctcacactggcatacttgccaaagcgtgacggatgctttatccacgtggataaatgataaaattggaatcataatacgccggctgcaaGCGATTGCAATAACACCCCTTGTGCTGATTGCTACGACGCCTACGAGAAGCCGTAGCACTT includes:
- the LOC125228373 gene encoding D-glucuronyl C5-epimerase yields the protein MRSGSLSLNKQHRHGWNVSGLCRRAGMMVVRLNLRVALGALCCAVLLLTLFWARCGKLSRPPVGSMLSNALTERNPRDEIECSINGEYSIACRKDQDDVYVPFNFIRKYFEIYGKLTSVDGIEKFEWSHSYSKIYHPKKKYDPRGTFVTFENYNVEVRDRVKCVSGTEGVPVSTQWEPRGFYYPTQIAQFGLSHYSKNLTEPEPRIKVLDDSEKYLENWIVSKDASLSREFDDKARSKVLKFSTTELPSSQVWLKVNISQDFVLSVDALLRPNSSLTVVLQNKERKETAYLHYVTNTQMIYAQEEHIYYGIGVDPIWRRLTRDLIVDMQKGWALLDRPKRKSPRTKFKISSIILSGNGSLDNLTISTSAHMEQFYAAASWLVRRQRARSGGWPIPVRRRVASGVTDLRPGWHSAMSQGHGISLLARAFHRSGDAAYLRAAKKALYLLDVPSHAGGVKAMWMDKHVWYEEYPTKPPLFVLNGFIYTLLGLYDLHVIEGENSISLAKKMFDDGMSSLKTLLPLFDTGSGSFYDLRHFTLGVSPNIARWDYHATHVNQLYLLAGLDDDPILINTAKRWEGYMQGKRAAHN